The following coding sequences lie in one Apium graveolens cultivar Ventura chromosome 1, ASM990537v1, whole genome shotgun sequence genomic window:
- the LOC141668661 gene encoding uncharacterized protein LOC141668661 isoform X2, protein MEEYEFRQILHLFPVVRSRNYRADSETSARETSRTIQNEQVDDWQDAWDSESNKDIDINRNEEHDGFWEKLRLAAAKKLGAAEADRFCKGFQLVHKKLVYEELSLDAAQRFLKSSKACGK, encoded by the exons ATGGAAGAATATGAATTTCGTCAAATTCTTCACCTTTTTCCCGTCGTCAGATCTCGTAACTATCGG GCCGACTCAGAAACATCAGCACGAGAAACTTCACGCACAATCCAGAATGAGCAG GTAGATGATTGGCAGGATGCATGGGATTCAGAGTCAAACAAGGATATTGATATTAATAGAAATGAAGAACATG ATGGATTTTGGGAGAAGCTAAGGTTGGCTGCTGCAAAAAAG CTTGGTGCAGCAGAGGCTGACAGATTTTGCAAGGGATTCCAGCTTGTTCACAAGAAACTT GTTTACGAAGAATTGAGTCTGGATGCTGCTCAGCGATTTCTTAAATCATCTAAAGCATGTGGAAAGTAG
- the LOC141668661 gene encoding uncharacterized protein LOC141668661 isoform X1 — translation MEEYEFRQILHLFPVVRSRNYRVISIADSETSARETSRTIQNEQVDDWQDAWDSESNKDIDINRNEEHDGFWEKLRLAAAKKLGAAEADRFCKGFQLVHKKLVYEELSLDAAQRFLKSSKACGK, via the exons ATGGAAGAATATGAATTTCGTCAAATTCTTCACCTTTTTCCCGTCGTCAGATCTCGTAACTATCGGGTAATCTCCATT GCCGACTCAGAAACATCAGCACGAGAAACTTCACGCACAATCCAGAATGAGCAG GTAGATGATTGGCAGGATGCATGGGATTCAGAGTCAAACAAGGATATTGATATTAATAGAAATGAAGAACATG ATGGATTTTGGGAGAAGCTAAGGTTGGCTGCTGCAAAAAAG CTTGGTGCAGCAGAGGCTGACAGATTTTGCAAGGGATTCCAGCTTGTTCACAAGAAACTT GTTTACGAAGAATTGAGTCTGGATGCTGCTCAGCGATTTCTTAAATCATCTAAAGCATGTGGAAAGTAG